The Amblyraja radiata isolate CabotCenter1 chromosome 39, sAmbRad1.1.pri, whole genome shotgun sequence sequence aaacgtgggcaaatggaacttgcTTAGATGGGACAATCTGGCCGTCATGGACCAAATTTACCACATCGGTAAATTGTATCCAGATCTctgtagatctaacaatacatgtcATTACAAAAGAGACAGGATACGATTTTTTGACTGCTGATACTCATTTACAGTAACTTTTAGATGTTACTTTTTTAAAGATGCTTTTTTAAAGCAGGCGGGAAGGTGAAACAATTCTCTGTAGCGGTTCGGAACGCTGCCTCTCAGATTACTGTCGGGACTTTTCCCGGTGATGGTTTCATTAATGAGATGCCCACCTCCCCATGGACCCATTCGCTCCAACATCCCAACCCTATCACTCCACCCGTCACACAGCCAAATCTCATTCTTTATTTCTCATTTCAGGCCGCCCCGGGGATTGTCAGGTGGACCCTACAGGTAACCTCGCTTAACTTTCACTGCGTTAAGAGTGCGTCTACTGAGACTGATTGTTACTGAAGACCTTTAAGGCTACTTGCGAGGTGACTGCCGTCTGCAGACGGAGTGATGATCAGTAATGTCCCTGAAGCGCGCAGTGTGGGGAGTCGACTCTGCTGACATGGTTCCCGGTTCCAAGCGTGTTCCCACTGCTCATCCCACTGTGGAGTCCCAGTCCGGATCTTTCACCTTTGTCGTCCAATTCCAGGAATGCCTTCACACATCTAACACGTTTGCGTTCCATTGCCCGTCACATAAGGTTTGAGTACAGCAGGGCACTGGCCCGCGCAGCTCATCAGCCGCTCTCCCGAGAATGAAAACGAACCTGCAGCTGAACttggagacaccaggaactgtagatgctggtttataataaaaatcacagtgctggagtaactgggttggacaggcagcatctcaggagaacatgggtgggtgtccgctgagttactccagcactctgtgtccgcaGCTCACCCTGCCTGCTCGGGCGCCGCTTTCATCCCAAGAATGACCGGGTGATCCCGGTTCTCCGGACGGTTACCAGCTTACTGCATATTGTTGACATTGTTCACAGTTCATTCGTGGTCTGCCGCTCCCGTTGGTCATTCCGTGGTACATGTGGACTTTGAATGGTTGGAGCTAGGGGTGGCTGGGAGCGCGGTGTGCGGGGCGCCGACTGACCCGCGGCTCAAACCGGCGGCAACGTTTGTTCTTCTATtttctgatttttgttttcaGAAAGCGTGAAGTTGAGGCTGGTGAACGGGGGCAGTCCATGCGCCGGGAGAGTGGAGGTTCACTACAGGGGGAACTGGGGGACTGTGGCTGATCCCAGCTGGGACCTGCAGGACGCGGCGGTGGTGTGTCGGGAGCTGGGCTGCGGCGACGCCACGGGAGCCCCGCGCGGAGCTCACTTTGGACCGGGGTCCGGATCCGTTGTGACGTATAATGTTGACTGCAGCGGGAGCGAGGCCGCTCTGCGGGAGTGTAGATCACAGTCATGGGGGAACTATGCCGCTCCACACTCCCTGGATGCCGGCGTTATCTGCGAAGGTAAACATCAGCTTTTTCTCTCTTTGCTCCGCAGTTTGGTGATTTCCGGGATGCCCTGGATGTAAATGACTCGGACTGACCGCCCGCGGCGAGTGGTGTCAAATTAAATCCAGTGTCTGTCCGTTTTATTCCTGCCCAATTGGAATCAACTTTCGCTTCTGGATCTCACATTCTGGTTTTAATTAAACAAACACAACCGGGAGCATTAAATACTCTCACCCGGTACAATGACGGGGCCAAGAAACAAgcggctggaggaactgagttggTGAAGCAGCAACTGTCGGGGACTGGTCGCAAGAGAGGAATAGGGGGCTTGCACgtcaggtcatcgggtcaaacggCGTGATGCTCGGAGCAGCTCCATCCATGTGGAGGACAAGGCAGCCTCGGCATCCACTGTTAACACACAATACGCGCacgttcttacctgttaaaaaccgccgaaaTTGGCAATTTTtgggctgtaaataattgtggaaatcggctgtggaggccaagtcaatgggtgaaTTTAATTGTAATTGTCTTATAATTGTAAGGCGGGAATTGAAAGATTCTTGTTTAATaaagttgtcaggggttatgaggagaaagaggttgagaggggaagctAGACCAGCCACGATTTAACGGTGAAGCAGACGTCGGCCGAATGGTATATGGTTCTTTTTTCCACAGTTTGTACTTAGAATTCGTTTAATGGAACAGGAGCAGACAGATACACTGGGTCAGTTAGCACAGTCTTGTCTGTGGAGTTTGTCAAGTTCTGCAGGACGGAATGTTCCATAAATAATAATTATATTCGACTTGTAGGATTAGGGTTATGTTTATCTTTGTGACGTTACTGAGgtgaagtgaaaagctttgttttgcatgctatgcaaacagatcagatacacaaCGCATATTTATAATCAAATACAATATATAGTGTAAAGAGGAAgttacagagagcagaatatagtactCAGCATGTTAGCGCATCGTGATAgaggaaggaggagaaggggagcaCGGATATCATTAGTAAGGGACTGATTTCAACGTCAGATTTGTGCTGAACTTTcagggatgtttttgtaaattgtcttCATAATTGTGGCTTTCATGActatcttttattttttttctcagaTCACACAGAGCCAAGATTGGTATCCAAAGATGATCAGTGCTCGGGAAGACTGGAAGTGCAGTATGGTGAAACCTGGGGAACCGTGTGTGACCGGGCCTGGGATATGGATGATGCCAATGTGGTGTGCAGTCAGCTTCAATGTGGAGTCGCCGTGTCTGTTCCGAGAGGGGCTTATTTTGGAAAGGGAACTGGCCTTGTACGGAACGATGTATTTGAATGTAAGGGTAATGAGACAAGCCTATGGGAATGTCCGCGTTCTTTAGGAACTCTTCATTGCAACCACACGAGCGATGTCAGTGTGATCTGTTCTGGTGAGTGCCAGCTTTGGAAACTAATTATTAATAAGGACTCATTATACTTGGAAGATAGGGATGAGATCTCGCCATTTACTTTTATCAAAGggttataaaatgctggaatataatTGATCAATACACGACTTTGATGTGATATTGGCAAACGTATTAACCGGCTAAAATAATTTGAATAATTTCCTATAGTCCAACATTATTGATGGTTTACAATGTGGAGTTCAGAAGGAGGAAATTAACAGTATCTTTAGATGGTGATATCCATGCGATGCAACAGCGATTGTCCAATGAATTCTAATCAAAAATTACTCTAGAGTAAAATAATTACATTTGTTTATAAACAAATGTACTTCTTCACTGAAACCTTTGAGCATTTTGAGTGGAAAGACAGCTCACTGCAGGAAGAAAAACTATGGACGGTTTTAGATGTAAATGATTACACATAGAAAAGTACAattttgctttgcatgatgacaataaaaggatgataatgataatgataatacaAGCAAGGATCCTGgcactggggtggtggtgggggggggggggggtggggggggggggggttgttataTAAGATGATACAACTGCCAGTTAGACATATAAAAAGAGACGGCAGAAGAATGCATGACGTTTAAAAGTAAATTTATCCCATGATTTACATTTTTTGTTCGGAATGATTTTGTGGGCATATGATCCTATTATAAATGGGGAACCAAGCAGTGCATTAGAAAATAACGCAGTGAACGATTACTTCCCATTAGCATTTACAATAATGTACAAGGAAATAACATCCTGATCACTGAGAGTGAAGAACATCCATGTGTAATCAGAGACCGTATCACGCCAAGATGAAGCAGCACTTGATAACAGTGTGGAGACAAAATGCCCAACTGAATAAATCAATGAAGTGGAGACGGTGACGGTTCTTGAACAAATGAGATCCTGAGCATTGgcaggaggagaggatggggaacAAGAATACTTTATTTTTCTCCATAACAAAGTTATGTGTGTTATGGGGATGCGAACCCAACAGGAGTCAGGAGCAAAGTAAACGAATGGGAAATGGATCGTAGTAAATCCATTGCTGTAATGTAGAAATATACAATGTCATAATGGATTTCATCCAAACATCTGGTTTCATCTGTCCTCGACCTCGCCCAACACACAACGGGAAACGGATATAGAACAGAAAAAATGAACAAATATAATAGTCCGGAGAGGTGGCGGGGCGCCGACTGACCCGCGGCTCAAACCGGCGGCAACGTTTGTTCTTCTATtttctgatttttgttttcaGAAAGCGTGAAGTTGAGGCTGGCGAACGGGGGCAGTCCATGCACCGGGAGAGTGGAGGTTATCAACAAGGGGAACTGGGGGACTGTGTATGATGGCGGTTGGGACCTGCAGGACGCGGCGGTGGTGTGTCGGGAGCTGGGCTGCGGCGCCGCCACGGGAGCCCCGGGCGGAGCTCACTTTGGACCGGGGTCCGGACCCGTTGTGACGTATAATGTTGAATGCAGCGGGAGCGAGGCCGCTCTGCGGGAGTGTAGATCACCGTCATGGGGGAACTATGCCGCTCTACACTCCCGGGATGCCGGCGTTATCTGCGAAGGTAAACATCAGCTTTTTCTCTCTTTGCTCCGCAGTTTGGTGATTTCCGGGATGCCCTGGATGTAAATGACCCGGACTGACCGCCCGCGGCGAGTGGTGTCAAATTAAATCCAGTGTCTGTCCGTTTTATTCCTGTCCAATTGGAATCAACTTTCGCTTCTGGATCTCACATTCTGGTTTTAATTAAACAAACACAACCGGGAAAATTAAATACTCTCACCCGGTACAATGACTGGGCCAAGAAACACgcggctggaggaactgagttggCGAAGCAGCAACTGTCGGGGACTGGTGGCAAGAgaggaataggggggttgcacgtcaggtcatcgggtcaaacggCGTGATGCACGGAGCAGCTCCATCCATGGCAGCCTCGGCATCCACTGTTAACACACAATACGCGCActatcttacctgttaaaaaccgccgaaaTTGGCAATTTTtgggctgtaaataattgtggaaatcggggtaaccgtgagaggcatttatcctacttcagaattccaaaagtgaggagaaatgatggtagagtgaagctagagctgaagggacaacaacagataaagtggttggcgaacattggccgtgtagatatcaagattgaaaatattgggaattatcgtgtttgctcactgcatttcatcaacagtgaggcattatttgtgttttttcttgattcctttggtatgtaAAAAGTTTcaaaagtgataaatctggctgtaaattttttaaatcgcccatggatctCAAGTGGGGTTTACATGCAAAAATAAAAcgtttctgaagctaaatttatcattaaattaATCGCAAACCATGCGTAGgtattgaattacattttactcagatgcaagccaaggaatggcataattgttagctgttaattggacatatcaacctcagcaaattgacaatatctttgaaagggaCTGGGTGTTGAAGCTGtcgggacattttattatttgctaaaatatacatctcaatagcataatgatagaaaacttacttttccacacaccagtctggagattttttaatgataaatctgcagaattcattgccacagacggctgtggaggccaagtcaatggataaatgtaattgtaattgtCTTATAATTGTAAGGCGGGAATTGAAAGATTCTTGTTTAATaaagttgtcaggggttatgaggagaaagaggttgagaggggaagctAGACCAGCCACGATTTAACGGTGAAGCAGACGTGGGCCGAATGGTATATGGTTCTTTTTTCCACAGTTTGTACTTAGAATGGAACAGGAGCAGACAGATACACTGGGTCAGTTAGCAGT is a genomic window containing:
- the LOC116967300 gene encoding deleted in malignant brain tumors 1 protein-like, whose protein sequence is MTGPRNKRLEELNHTEPRLVSKDDQCSGRLEVQYGETWGTVCDRAWDMDDANVVCSQLQCGVAVSVPRGAYFGKGTGLVRNDVFECKESVKLRLANGGSPCTGRVEVINKGNWGTVYDGGWDLQDAAVVCRELGCGAATGAPGGAHFGPGSGPVVTYNVECSGSEAALRECRSPSWGNYAALHSRDAGVICEDHREPRLVSKDDQCSGRLEVQYGETWGTVCDLAWDMDDANVVCSQLHCGEAVSVPRGAYFGKGTGLVRNDVFECKGNETSLWECPRSLGTLHCNHTSDVSVICSGECQLWKLIINKDSLYLEDRDEISPFTFIKGL